Proteins from a genomic interval of Geodermatophilus obscurus DSM 43160:
- a CDS encoding sugar phosphate isomerase/epimerase family protein: protein MRLAFSNLAWPADLDAAVLPELAERGFGSLEVAPTRLWTDPLAQDTDEVAAARAAVEATGLRVVALQSLLFGRPQFQLFGDAEARAGLTEHLLGMARLASGLGATRLVFGSPGNRRRGDLPVARADEIAAEVFAGLGARAADLGVCFCIEANPTVYRCDWLTDAVASTAFVRAVDSPGVRLHLDTACMALAGDDAVERVRAGADVLAHVHASAPQLGPVGPEGPVDHEAVAAALRAADYGGHVSVEMLPPSEDDLTGAVWRTAEFVRKTYS, encoded by the coding sequence ATGAGGCTGGCGTTCTCCAACCTCGCCTGGCCGGCCGACCTCGACGCGGCGGTGCTGCCCGAGCTCGCCGAGCGGGGCTTCGGCTCCCTCGAGGTGGCGCCCACCCGGCTGTGGACCGACCCGCTGGCCCAGGACACCGACGAGGTGGCCGCGGCCCGTGCGGCGGTCGAGGCGACCGGGCTGCGCGTCGTCGCCCTGCAGTCGCTGCTCTTCGGCCGCCCGCAGTTCCAGCTGTTCGGGGACGCTGAGGCGCGCGCGGGCCTCACCGAGCACCTCCTCGGGATGGCCCGGCTGGCCTCGGGCCTGGGCGCGACCCGCCTGGTGTTCGGCTCGCCGGGCAACCGGCGTCGCGGGGACCTGCCCGTGGCGCGCGCCGACGAGATCGCCGCCGAGGTCTTCGCCGGCCTCGGAGCGCGTGCCGCGGACCTCGGCGTGTGCTTCTGCATCGAGGCCAACCCGACCGTCTACCGGTGCGACTGGCTGACCGACGCGGTCGCCTCGACCGCCTTCGTGCGCGCCGTCGACTCGCCCGGCGTCCGGCTGCACCTGGACACCGCCTGCATGGCGCTGGCGGGGGACGACGCCGTCGAGCGCGTCCGCGCGGGGGCCGACGTGCTGGCGCACGTGCACGCCAGCGCGCCGCAGCTCGGCCCGGTCGGGCCGGAGGGCCCGGTCGACCACGAGGCGGTCGCCGCGGCGCTGCGGGCCGCGGACTACGGCGGGCACGTCTCCGTGGAGATGCTGCCGCCCAGCGAGGACGACCTGACCGGCGCCGTCTGGCGCACCGCCGAGTTCGTGAGGAAGACCTACTCGTGA
- a CDS encoding NAD-dependent epimerase/dehydratase family protein, which yields MTGRARRALVGWSGFVGGSLDARITPVARFRSTDVDQLPAADVDEVVCAGAPAEKWRANAEPDADWAGIRRLIDALDGSRATSCVLVSTVDVFADSRGVDETTPADTTQEQAYGRHRALLEEFVRERFDDVLVVRLPGMYGPGLKKNLVYDLVHQPEARFAHEDSGFQFYDVRDLWGHVLLARDAGLSVVNLATEPVTSAQVARECFGVDYRCDDRPWVAYDLHTAHAAELAGREGPYLRSADEVLTGIRTWGARLPAGRA from the coding sequence GTGACCGGCCGCGCCCGCCGGGCGCTGGTCGGCTGGAGCGGGTTCGTCGGGGGCTCCCTCGACGCCCGGATCACCCCGGTCGCCCGGTTTCGCAGCACCGACGTCGACCAGCTGCCCGCCGCCGACGTCGACGAGGTCGTCTGCGCCGGCGCGCCCGCGGAGAAGTGGCGCGCCAACGCCGAGCCGGACGCCGACTGGGCGGGGATCCGCCGGCTGATCGACGCCCTCGACGGCAGCCGTGCGACGTCCTGCGTGCTGGTGTCGACGGTGGACGTCTTCGCCGACTCCCGCGGCGTGGACGAGACGACCCCGGCCGACACCACGCAGGAGCAGGCCTACGGCCGGCACCGGGCGCTGCTCGAGGAGTTCGTCCGCGAGCGGTTCGACGACGTGCTGGTCGTCCGGCTGCCCGGCATGTACGGCCCCGGGCTGAAGAAGAACCTCGTGTACGACCTGGTCCACCAGCCCGAGGCGCGCTTCGCCCACGAGGACTCCGGCTTCCAGTTCTACGACGTGCGCGACCTGTGGGGGCACGTGCTGCTCGCCCGGGACGCCGGGCTGTCCGTGGTGAACCTCGCGACCGAGCCCGTCACCTCGGCCCAGGTCGCCCGCGAGTGCTTCGGCGTGGACTACCGCTGCGACGACCGGCCGTGGGTCGCCTACGACCTGCACACCGCCCACGCCGCCGAGCTCGCCGGACGCGAGGGCCCGTACCTGCGCTCCGCGGACGAGGTGCTCACCGGCATCCGCACCTGGGGCGCCCGGCTGCCGGCGGGACGGGCATGA
- a CDS encoding glycosyl transferase group 2, with the protein MTLFETHGPGGSETGRPRPDVVVRTPASSARSGTFLSVVVVADGATDGIERDLTALDAAVARAYPVHEIVLVLSGSRSRLAWARALAERQPNLQVLGLVQPVRDEVAFTAGLDGALGDVVVTARLGVDAPEDVVRCAGMVTDETAVVVGVDRRAPAGRRLALRLSRALASRSMGEEIATVSLGLRGYSRPALDAWLPRRDRDRVLRMLPSISGYPWAVLPYESGDRQHPRQASSFRQVVRSIFYASGRPLRVAVGIALVTSLVNMLYALYVVAVGLFRGAVEGWTSMSLQMSFMFFMLSVVIAIMAEFMFQSNETANERPIYRVAFEATSSVLAARDALNVDAEAAAVQDADDRVRP; encoded by the coding sequence GTGACGCTGTTTGAGACCCACGGCCCCGGGGGGAGCGAGACGGGGAGGCCCCGGCCCGACGTCGTCGTCCGCACGCCCGCGTCGTCGGCCCGGTCCGGCACCTTCCTCAGCGTCGTCGTGGTCGCCGACGGGGCGACGGACGGGATCGAGCGGGACCTCACCGCCCTCGACGCCGCCGTCGCCCGGGCGTACCCCGTGCACGAGATCGTGCTGGTCCTCTCCGGGTCCCGCAGCCGGCTGGCCTGGGCCCGCGCACTCGCCGAGCGGCAGCCGAACCTCCAGGTGCTCGGCCTGGTGCAGCCGGTCCGGGACGAGGTCGCCTTCACCGCCGGTCTCGACGGCGCCCTCGGCGACGTCGTGGTGACCGCGCGCCTCGGGGTGGACGCGCCCGAGGACGTGGTCCGCTGCGCGGGCATGGTCACCGACGAGACCGCCGTCGTCGTGGGGGTCGACCGCCGCGCCCCGGCCGGCCGCCGGCTCGCCCTGCGGCTGAGCCGGGCGCTGGCCAGCCGCAGCATGGGCGAGGAGATCGCCACCGTCAGCCTGGGGCTGCGCGGCTACAGCCGTCCGGCGCTCGACGCGTGGCTGCCCCGCCGGGACCGGGACCGGGTGCTGCGCATGCTGCCGTCGATCTCGGGCTACCCGTGGGCCGTCCTGCCCTACGAGTCGGGGGACCGGCAGCACCCGCGGCAGGCCAGCAGCTTCCGGCAGGTGGTGCGGTCGATCTTCTACGCCAGCGGCCGGCCGCTGCGGGTCGCCGTCGGCATCGCGCTGGTGACCAGCCTGGTCAACATGCTGTACGCGCTCTACGTGGTGGCCGTCGGGCTGTTCCGGGGGGCCGTCGAGGGCTGGACGTCGATGAGCCTGCAGATGAGCTTCATGTTCTTCATGCTCAGCGTGGTCATCGCGATCATGGCCGAGTTCATGTTCCAGTCGAACGAGACGGCCAACGAGCGCCCCATCTACCGGGTCGCGTTCGAGGCCACCAGCTCGGTGCTGGCGGCGCGGGACGCGCTCAACGTCGACGCCGAGGCCGCCGCGGTGCAGGACGCCGACGACAGGGTCCGGCCGTGA
- a CDS encoding FAD-dependent oxidoreductase, with product MSRSSRADRTAGRDGTPHGVVLVVGGGFYGCSLATHLARQGARVTVLEARADLLGGASYFNQARVHGGYHYPRSLRTAGRSQASYESFTARYASCVVDDFLCVYAVARGSLTNARKFRRVCDHIGAPLMDAPASVRRLFNPATVEASWVTREAVFDAVRLRELVREEMADAGVAVRLGTPVAGVAETASGALVTLETGEVLAGDRVLVCTYGEGIDILPRGVGYAGLHCEPCEMALVDLPEPLRGKGVTVMDGPYFSLMPFPSTPFSTLSHVRYTPHGAHPTYEQAAAALRAGLTTRADWMIRDAARYVPALAGAVHRESLWGVKTVPARRDGDDARPIVLRRSDGGRVLSLLGSKIDNIGDAIRVAEEHLRDAV from the coding sequence GTGTCCCGATCGTCCCGCGCGGACCGCACGGCCGGCCGCGACGGCACTCCGCACGGCGTCGTCCTGGTGGTGGGCGGTGGCTTCTACGGCTGCTCGCTGGCGACGCACCTGGCCCGCCAGGGCGCGCGGGTGACCGTGCTGGAGGCGCGGGCCGACCTGCTCGGCGGGGCCAGCTACTTCAACCAGGCCCGGGTGCACGGCGGCTACCACTACCCGCGCTCGCTGCGGACGGCCGGCCGCAGCCAGGCCTCCTACGAGTCCTTCACGGCCCGCTACGCCTCCTGCGTCGTCGACGACTTCCTGTGCGTCTACGCGGTGGCCCGCGGGTCGCTGACCAACGCCCGCAAGTTCCGCCGCGTCTGCGACCACATCGGCGCGCCGCTGATGGACGCGCCCGCCTCGGTGCGCCGGCTGTTCAACCCGGCCACGGTCGAGGCGTCCTGGGTGACCCGGGAGGCGGTGTTCGACGCGGTGCGGCTGCGCGAGCTGGTCCGCGAGGAGATGGCCGACGCCGGGGTGGCCGTGCGGCTGGGCACCCCGGTGGCGGGCGTGGCGGAGACCGCGTCGGGTGCCCTCGTCACCCTGGAGACGGGCGAGGTCCTGGCCGGGGACCGGGTGCTGGTGTGCACGTACGGCGAGGGGATCGACATCCTGCCGCGGGGCGTCGGGTACGCCGGCCTGCACTGCGAGCCGTGCGAGATGGCGCTGGTGGACCTGCCGGAGCCGCTGCGCGGGAAGGGCGTCACCGTGATGGACGGCCCCTACTTCTCGCTCATGCCGTTCCCGTCCACGCCCTTCTCCACGCTCAGCCACGTCCGGTACACACCGCACGGCGCCCACCCGACCTACGAGCAGGCCGCGGCGGCGCTGCGCGCGGGGCTGACCACCCGGGCGGACTGGATGATCCGGGACGCGGCGCGCTACGTGCCCGCGCTGGCCGGCGCCGTCCACCGGGAGTCCCTGTGGGGCGTGAAGACCGTGCCGGCCCGTCGCGACGGCGACGACGCCCGGCCGATCGTCCTCCGCCGGTCCGACGGCGGCCGCGTGCTGTCCCTGCTGGGCAGCAAGATCGACAACATCGGTGACGCAATCCGAGTGGCTGAGGAGCACCTCCGTGACGCTGTTTGA
- a CDS encoding DNA-3-methyladenine glycosylase family protein, whose protein sequence is MHLTVRGGEVRVSAWGPGAERAGAAVPAWLGAEDRPEEFEPGGHPLLARVHRASPWLRLGRTGRTWDALVPAVLEQKVTVIEAHRVWRALLRLAGEPAPGPAPAGMRVVPTPQRVLAVPDWEWHRCGLDGARRRALRAVASVAARLEPEEAVDCADLQRRLQTVPGIGVWTAAEVVQRAFGCPDTVSYGDYHLKNLVGWSLAGRRTDDDGMMELLEPWRGQRQRVVRLLGIGGSRPPRRGPRVAPTNYRRI, encoded by the coding sequence GTGCACCTCACCGTCCGCGGCGGCGAGGTGCGGGTGTCGGCGTGGGGGCCCGGCGCCGAGCGGGCCGGGGCAGCGGTGCCCGCGTGGCTGGGCGCCGAGGACCGCCCGGAGGAGTTCGAGCCGGGCGGGCACCCGCTGCTCGCCCGCGTCCACCGCGCCTCACCGTGGCTGCGGCTGGGCCGCACCGGGCGGACCTGGGACGCGCTGGTGCCCGCCGTCCTCGAGCAGAAGGTGACCGTCATCGAGGCCCACCGCGTGTGGCGGGCGCTGCTGCGGCTGGCCGGCGAGCCGGCGCCGGGCCCGGCGCCCGCGGGCATGCGCGTGGTGCCCACCCCCCAGCGGGTGCTCGCGGTTCCGGACTGGGAGTGGCACCGGTGCGGCCTCGACGGCGCCCGGCGCCGGGCGCTGCGGGCGGTGGCGAGCGTGGCGGCCCGGCTGGAGCCGGAGGAAGCCGTGGACTGCGCGGACCTGCAGCGTCGGCTGCAGACGGTGCCCGGCATCGGCGTCTGGACGGCGGCCGAGGTCGTGCAGCGGGCGTTCGGCTGCCCGGACACGGTCAGCTACGGCGACTACCACCTGAAGAACCTGGTCGGCTGGTCGCTGGCCGGCCGCCGGACCGACGACGACGGGATGATGGAATTGCTCGAACCCTGGCGCGGACAGCGGCAGCGCGTGGTCCGGCTGCTCGGCATCGGCGGCAGCCGCCCGCCCAGACGCGGCCCGCGGGTCGCGCCGACGAACTACCGCCGGATCTGA
- a CDS encoding SDR family NAD(P)-dependent oxidoreductase — protein MKNFDVAAVVSGGASGLGAATVRALAARGAAVTVLDLQEEKGKELAAELGGHTTFVRTDVTDADSVQAAVEEATGKDRPLRIAVNCAGIGWAQRTVGRGNVPHDLDPFVRTVMVNLVGTFNVLRLAAAAMAATEPGEDGERGVVVNTASIAAYDGQIGQVAYAASKGGIVGMTLPAARDLSSVGIRVCTIAPGLVDTPLLGSLPEEARQSLAAGIPFPKRLGRPEDFAQLAVDLVEHGYLNGEVVRMDGALRMAPR, from the coding sequence GTGAAGAACTTCGACGTCGCCGCTGTCGTCTCCGGTGGGGCCTCCGGCCTCGGCGCGGCCACCGTCCGGGCGCTGGCCGCCCGAGGGGCCGCCGTGACGGTCCTCGACCTGCAGGAGGAGAAGGGGAAGGAGCTCGCCGCCGAGCTGGGCGGGCACACCACCTTCGTGCGCACCGACGTCACCGACGCCGACTCGGTGCAGGCGGCCGTCGAGGAGGCCACGGGGAAGGACCGGCCGCTGCGGATCGCGGTCAACTGCGCCGGCATCGGCTGGGCGCAGCGGACCGTCGGCAGGGGCAACGTCCCGCACGACCTCGACCCGTTCGTCCGCACCGTGATGGTGAACCTGGTCGGCACGTTCAACGTGCTGCGGCTGGCGGCCGCCGCGATGGCCGCCACCGAGCCGGGGGAGGACGGCGAGCGCGGCGTCGTCGTGAACACTGCCTCGATCGCCGCCTACGACGGGCAGATCGGGCAGGTCGCCTACGCGGCGTCCAAGGGCGGCATCGTCGGCATGACGCTGCCGGCGGCGCGCGACCTGTCGAGCGTCGGCATCCGGGTCTGCACCATCGCCCCCGGGCTGGTGGACACCCCGCTGCTGGGCAGCCTGCCGGAGGAGGCGCGGCAGAGCCTGGCGGCCGGCATCCCGTTCCCCAAGCGCCTCGGCCGCCCGGAGGACTTCGCCCAGCTGGCCGTCGACCTCGTCGAGCACGGCTACCTCAACGGCGAGGTGGTCCGGATGGACGGCGCGCTGCGGATGGCGCCGCGCTGA